The proteins below are encoded in one region of Pseudomonas sp. SCB32:
- a CDS encoding chemotaxis response regulator protein-glutamate methylesterase produces the protein MAVRVLVVDDSALVRSLLKDIIQGDPELQLVGLAPDAFAARDLIKQHSPDVITLDVEMPRMDGLTFLEKLMKGRPTPVLMISSLTEKGSEATLRALELGAIDFIAKPRLGIAEGMQAYTAEIRAKLKTAARARMRRPSTTVGTSVAASGPLLSTEKIIAIGASTGGTEAIKEVLLGLPPDCPGTVVTLHMPPGFTKSYAERLDRQTRLSVREARDGDRVLPGHVLIAPGDFHMEVRRSGANYVVHLQHEAAVNGHRPAVDVMFDSLAHCAGRNLLAALLTGMGKDGARGLLAIRQAGGHTVAQDEASCVVYGMPREAVELGAAKEILPLERIATALLHQARQSGGGNRV, from the coding sequence ATGGCAGTCAGGGTTCTGGTGGTCGACGATTCGGCGCTGGTCCGCAGCCTGCTCAAGGACATCATCCAGGGCGACCCGGAGCTGCAACTGGTCGGCCTGGCGCCGGACGCCTTCGCCGCCCGCGACCTGATCAAGCAGCATTCGCCCGACGTGATCACCCTCGACGTGGAAATGCCGCGCATGGACGGGCTGACCTTCCTCGAAAAGCTGATGAAGGGCCGGCCAACCCCGGTGCTGATGATCTCCTCGCTGACCGAGAAGGGCTCCGAAGCCACCCTGCGCGCATTGGAACTGGGCGCCATCGACTTCATCGCCAAGCCGCGCCTGGGGATTGCCGAAGGCATGCAGGCCTACACCGCGGAAATCCGCGCCAAGCTCAAGACCGCCGCCCGCGCGCGGATGCGCCGGCCCAGCACTACCGTCGGCACGAGCGTTGCGGCCAGCGGCCCGCTGCTGAGTACCGAGAAGATCATCGCCATCGGCGCCTCCACCGGCGGCACCGAAGCGATCAAGGAAGTGCTGCTGGGGCTGCCGCCGGACTGCCCCGGCACCGTGGTCACCCTGCACATGCCGCCGGGCTTCACCAAGTCCTATGCCGAACGCCTGGACCGCCAGACCCGCCTTTCCGTGCGCGAGGCCCGCGACGGCGACCGCGTACTCCCCGGCCATGTGCTCATCGCCCCCGGCGACTTCCACATGGAAGTGCGACGCAGCGGCGCCAACTACGTGGTGCACCTGCAGCACGAAGCGGCGGTCAACGGCCACCGGCCGGCGGTGGATGTGATGTTCGACTCCCTCGCCCACTGCGCCGGGCGCAACCTGCTGGCGGCCCTGCTCACCGGCATGGGCAAGGATGGCGCGCGAGGCCTGCTCGCGATCCGTCAGGCCGGCGGCCACACCGTCGCCCAGGACGAGGCCAGCTGCGTGGTCTACGGCATGCCCCGCGAGGCGGTGGAGCTGGGCGCGGCGAAGGAAATCCTGCCGCTGGAGCGCATCGCCACCGCCCTGCTGCACCAGGCGCGGCAGAGCGGTGGCGGAAATCGCGTCTAA
- the cheD gene encoding chemoreceptor glutamine deamidase CheD, translated as MSAAHEARNRYYDPRFGMDAVKLLPGECFVTDEELMIVTVLGSCVSVCLRDRSLGLGGMNHFMLPGDTGTHSLLSSSGRYGVHAMDLLINGLMRRGAQRRNFEAKIFGGGSVLQNLSADVGQRNVEFVLDYLSAENIPVLAQDLLDVHPRKVYYFPGSGRVLVRKLRVLANDTLLQRERQYRQQLSRQTRGGTIDLF; from the coding sequence ATGAGCGCGGCGCACGAGGCCAGGAATCGCTACTACGACCCGCGCTTCGGCATGGACGCGGTCAAGCTGCTGCCCGGCGAATGCTTCGTCACCGACGAGGAGCTGATGATCGTCACGGTGCTCGGCTCCTGCGTCTCGGTCTGCCTGCGCGACCGCAGCCTGGGCCTCGGCGGCATGAACCACTTCATGCTGCCCGGTGACACCGGCACCCACAGCCTGCTGTCCAGCTCCGGGCGCTACGGGGTGCACGCCATGGACCTGCTGATCAACGGCCTGATGCGGCGTGGCGCCCAGCGGCGCAACTTCGAGGCGAAGATCTTCGGCGGCGGCTCGGTGCTGCAGAACCTCAGCGCCGACGTCGGCCAGCGCAACGTCGAGTTCGTCCTCGACTACCTGAGCGCGGAGAACATTCCGGTGCTCGCCCAGGACCTGCTCGACGTGCACCCGCGCAAGGTCTACTACTTCCCCGGCAGCGGCCGGGTGCTGGTGCGCAAGCTGCGTGTGCTGGCCAACGACACGCTGCTGCAGCGTGAGCGGCAGTACCGTCAGCAACTGTCGCGACAGACGCGCGGCGGGACCATCGATCTGTTTTGA
- a CDS encoding CheR family methyltransferase: MPNIGLPAPDHEFLYTHRDFQQVRDRLYRHAGISLSESKEQLVYSRLSRRLRSLRLNSFAEYFAYLENHEEEWQQFVNALTTNLTAFFRERHHFEHLARFADEQLRDHRPLRVWSAASSTGEEPYSIAMTLVDALGSFTPPVQLMASDIDTGVLHSARQGIYPMERLEALSASQKRRFFLRGTGANAGKARVVGELRQLVEFRQINLLDANWGISGELDVIFCRNVMIYFDKPTQTRLLERMVGLLRPGGLLFAGHSENFVHAAHLVRSVGRTTYQAARPSRA; encoded by the coding sequence ATGCCCAACATCGGCCTGCCAGCCCCCGACCATGAGTTCCTCTACACCCACCGGGACTTCCAGCAGGTGCGCGACCGCTTGTACCGCCACGCCGGCATCAGCCTGTCGGAGAGCAAGGAGCAACTGGTCTACAGCCGCCTTTCCCGGCGCCTGCGCAGCCTGCGGCTGAACAGCTTCGCCGAGTACTTCGCCTACCTGGAGAACCACGAGGAGGAGTGGCAGCAGTTCGTCAACGCGCTGACCACCAACCTCACCGCCTTCTTCCGCGAGCGCCACCACTTCGAACACCTGGCGCGCTTCGCCGACGAGCAACTGCGCGACCACCGCCCGCTGCGCGTCTGGTCGGCGGCGTCGAGCACCGGCGAGGAGCCCTACTCCATCGCCATGACGCTGGTGGACGCCCTGGGCAGCTTCACCCCGCCGGTGCAGCTCATGGCCTCGGATATCGACACCGGCGTACTGCACAGCGCGCGCCAGGGCATCTACCCGATGGAGCGGCTGGAAGCGCTGAGCGCCTCGCAGAAGCGACGCTTCTTCCTGCGCGGCACCGGCGCCAATGCCGGCAAGGCGCGGGTGGTCGGCGAGCTGCGGCAACTGGTGGAGTTCCGCCAGATCAACCTGCTCGACGCCAACTGGGGCATCTCCGGCGAGCTCGACGTGATCTTCTGCCGCAACGTGATGATCTACTTCGACAAGCCGACCCAGACCCGCCTGCTAGAGCGCATGGTAGGCCTGCTGCGCCCCGGCGGGCTGCTGTTCGCCGGGCACTCGGAGAACTTCGTCCACGCCGCCCACCTGGTGCGCTCGGTGGGCCGCACCACCTACCAGGCGGCGAGGCCGTCCCGGGCATGA
- a CDS encoding methyl-accepting chemotaxis protein — MGLFNAHAVAQQRADRITAILHSLVDGNLDVAIGEAPAPGYERLYDGLRNVQRTLREQRAEQAQNEALEAGLTEMTRQHELGWIDEVIPADKLNGRPARIAKGINELVAAHIAVKMKVVATVTAYGKGDYSVEMDRLPGKKAIITEAIDGVRASLKANADAAEYNARIKSALDNVSANVMIANNDLDIIYMNRTVTEMLGRAEADIRKQLPNFNASRLMGANIDMFHKNPAHQRTMLAHLSARHQAELNLGGRRFALDVVPVFSDTGERLGSAVQWTDRTEEFRTEQEVSQLVEAAAAGDFSKRIEASNKDGFFLKLATGLNSLVDTADKGLRDVTRMLSALSQGDLTQRIDADYQGTFGELKDYSNETAQSLSRMLGQIREAADTIHTAASEIASGNAELSTRTEQQASSLEETASSMEELTSTVKLNAENARQANSLAVNASEVATEGGSVVQKVVGTMSAINDSARKIADIIGVIDGIAFQTNILALNAAVEAARAGEQGRGFAVVAGEVRTLAQRSAAAAKEIKTLINDSVDKVENGNTLVAQAGQTMSDIVVAIKRVTDIMAEIAAASAEQSSGIEEVNGAVSQMDEMTQQNAALVEEAAASAEALQEQAGMLNQSVSVFKLDTSATVVPLAVARPARAEAPAHTSRASRGVAKAVRAKGKEEDWEEF; from the coding sequence ATGGGTCTGTTCAACGCACACGCCGTGGCGCAGCAGCGCGCCGACCGCATCACCGCCATTCTCCACAGCCTGGTCGACGGCAACCTCGATGTCGCCATCGGCGAGGCACCCGCGCCCGGCTACGAGCGCCTCTACGACGGCCTGCGCAACGTACAGCGCACCCTGCGCGAACAGCGTGCGGAGCAGGCACAGAACGAAGCCCTGGAAGCCGGCCTTACGGAGATGACCCGCCAGCACGAGCTGGGCTGGATCGACGAAGTGATCCCGGCGGACAAGCTCAATGGCCGCCCGGCGCGCATCGCCAAGGGCATCAACGAGCTGGTCGCCGCGCACATCGCGGTGAAGATGAAGGTGGTGGCCACCGTCACCGCCTACGGCAAGGGCGACTACTCGGTGGAGATGGACCGCCTGCCGGGCAAGAAAGCCATCATCACCGAGGCCATCGACGGCGTGCGCGCCAGCCTCAAGGCCAATGCCGACGCCGCCGAGTACAACGCGCGGATCAAGAGCGCGCTGGATAACGTCTCGGCCAACGTGATGATCGCCAACAACGATCTCGACATCATCTACATGAACCGCACCGTCACCGAGATGCTCGGCCGCGCCGAGGCGGACATCCGCAAGCAGCTGCCGAACTTCAACGCCAGCCGCCTGATGGGCGCCAATATCGACATGTTCCACAAGAACCCGGCGCACCAGCGCACCATGCTCGCCCACCTCAGCGCGCGCCACCAGGCCGAGCTGAACCTGGGCGGCCGGCGCTTCGCCCTGGACGTGGTGCCGGTGTTCAGCGATACCGGCGAACGCCTGGGCTCGGCCGTGCAGTGGACCGACCGCACCGAGGAATTCCGCACCGAACAGGAGGTCTCGCAACTGGTGGAAGCCGCCGCCGCTGGCGACTTCAGCAAGCGCATCGAGGCGTCCAACAAGGACGGTTTCTTCCTCAAGCTGGCCACCGGCCTGAACAGCCTGGTGGACACCGCCGACAAGGGCCTGCGCGACGTCACCCGGATGCTCAGCGCGCTGTCCCAGGGCGACCTCACCCAACGCATCGACGCCGACTACCAGGGCACCTTCGGCGAGCTCAAGGACTACTCCAACGAGACCGCGCAGAGCCTGTCGCGCATGCTCGGGCAGATCCGCGAGGCCGCCGACACCATCCACACCGCCGCCAGCGAGATCGCCAGCGGCAACGCCGAGCTGTCCACCCGCACCGAGCAGCAGGCCTCCAGCCTGGAGGAAACCGCCTCCAGCATGGAGGAGCTGACCAGCACGGTGAAACTCAACGCCGAGAACGCGCGCCAAGCCAACTCGCTGGCGGTGAACGCCTCGGAAGTCGCCACCGAAGGCGGCAGCGTGGTGCAGAAGGTGGTGGGCACCATGTCGGCCATCAACGATTCGGCGCGCAAGATCGCCGACATCATCGGGGTAATCGACGGCATCGCCTTCCAGACCAACATCCTCGCCCTCAACGCCGCGGTGGAAGCGGCGCGCGCTGGAGAACAGGGCCGCGGTTTCGCAGTGGTGGCCGGGGAAGTGCGCACCCTGGCGCAACGTTCGGCCGCCGCCGCCAAGGAGATCAAGACGCTGATCAACGACTCGGTGGACAAGGTGGAGAACGGCAACACCCTGGTCGCCCAGGCCGGCCAGACCATGAGCGACATCGTGGTGGCGATCAAGCGCGTCACCGACATCATGGCCGAGATCGCCGCCGCATCCGCCGAGCAGAGCAGCGGCATCGAGGAAGTGAACGGCGCGGTGTCGCAGATGGACGAGATGACCCAGCAGAACGCCGCGCTGGTGGAAGAGGCCGCAGCAAGCGCCGAGGCCCTGCAGGAGCAGGCCGGGATGCTCAACCAGTCGGTCTCGGTGTTCAAGCTCGATACCTCGGCCACCGTAGTGCCCCTCGCTGTTGCCCGGCCGGCGCGCGCCGAGGCCCCGGCGCACACCTCCCGCGCCTCGCGCGGGGTGGCCAAGGCGGTGCGGGCCAAGGGCAAGGAAGAGGATTGGGAAGAGTTCTGA
- a CDS encoding chemotaxis protein CheW, with product MSAAESSAASSPVQEYLTFTLGREEYAIDILRVQEIRGYDQVTAIANAPAFIKGVINLRGAIVPIVDLRIKFNLADISYDQFTVVIILNVGRRIVGAVVDSVSDVIALSGDEVKPPPEFAASFDTQYLLGLATAGERMLILVDIEKLMTSREMALVDEAAA from the coding sequence ATGAGCGCAGCTGAATCCAGTGCGGCGAGCAGCCCGGTGCAGGAATACCTGACCTTCACCCTGGGCCGCGAGGAGTACGCCATCGACATCCTGCGCGTGCAGGAGATCCGCGGCTACGACCAGGTCACCGCGATCGCCAACGCCCCCGCCTTCATCAAGGGCGTGATCAACCTGCGCGGCGCCATCGTTCCCATCGTCGACCTGCGCATCAAGTTCAACCTGGCCGACATCAGCTACGACCAGTTCACCGTGGTGATCATCCTCAACGTCGGCCGGCGCATCGTCGGCGCGGTGGTGGACTCGGTCTCCGACGTGATCGCCCTGTCCGGCGATGAGGTCAAGCCGCCGCCGGAGTTCGCCGCCAGCTTCGATACGCAATACCTGCTCGGCCTGGCCACCGCGGGCGAGCGGATGCTGATCCTGGTGGACATCGAAAAACTCATGACCAGCCGGGAAATGGCCCTGGTCGATGAAGCCGCCGCCTGA
- a CDS encoding chemotaxis protein CheA yields the protein MATGMEQFLQVFFEETDEHLATLELLLIGLDLDQPDAEALNGIFRAAHSIKGSSGMFGFDDLTAVTHELETLLDRIRCGQTALRAEMIGVFLEARDVLQRLLDAHRDQCPDPSVPVPATVERLRAWLAEPTTSTAADDGSGFFDEAPGTPEAASDDDAFGFFDDAPGTPLAESAPASEDFGFFDDAPGAPTATSEAPAASVPTPAPIPAKPVAAQRADNRSEGESSSIRVSVEKIDSLINLVGELVITQAMLSQLSEVLDPTHYERLQQALAQLEHNTRDLQESVMSIRMLPISFIFSRFPRLVHDTSARLGKQVELILQGEHTELDKSVIEKLSDPLTHIVRNSIDHGIETPAERLAAGKPAQGSVKLAASHQGGSVVVEISDDGRGLSRERILAKASEKGMAVHDSMSDAEVWQLIFMPGFSTAETVTELSGRGVGMDVVRRNIQAMGGRIEIDSAPGMGTRLCIRLPLTLAILDGLIVAVEKVNYVIPLTYIIESLQARADDVRGMAGDEAAVIRVRGEYLPLFSLHELLHIDATPLPPEQAIVVILESEGKSFALQVDELVGQQQVVIKSLEQNFRRIDGIAGATIMGDGSVALILDVDALPRLAAQGESTHERS from the coding sequence ATGGCTACCGGCATGGAGCAATTCCTCCAGGTGTTCTTCGAGGAAACCGACGAACACCTGGCCACCCTCGAACTCCTGCTGATCGGGCTCGACCTCGATCAGCCGGACGCCGAGGCACTCAACGGCATCTTCCGCGCGGCCCACTCGATCAAGGGTTCCAGCGGCATGTTCGGCTTCGACGACCTGACCGCCGTCACCCACGAACTGGAAACCCTGCTCGACCGCATCCGCTGCGGGCAGACCGCCCTGCGCGCGGAGATGATCGGGGTGTTCCTCGAAGCCCGCGACGTATTGCAGCGCCTGCTCGACGCCCACCGCGACCAGTGCCCGGACCCAAGCGTGCCGGTACCGGCCACGGTGGAGCGCCTGCGCGCCTGGCTGGCGGAGCCGACGACCAGCACGGCGGCAGATGACGGTTCTGGCTTCTTCGACGAGGCGCCTGGCACTCCCGAGGCGGCCAGCGACGACGATGCCTTCGGCTTCTTCGATGATGCGCCAGGCACGCCCTTGGCCGAGTCCGCGCCGGCCAGCGAGGACTTTGGTTTCTTCGACGATGCTCCGGGCGCCCCAACAGCCACCAGCGAAGCCCCCGCCGCGTCCGTTCCAACTCCGGCGCCGATTCCGGCCAAGCCCGTGGCAGCACAGCGCGCGGACAACCGCAGCGAAGGCGAGTCCAGCTCGATCCGGGTCAGCGTCGAGAAGATCGACAGCCTGATCAACCTGGTCGGCGAGCTGGTGATCACCCAGGCCATGCTCAGCCAGCTCAGCGAGGTTCTCGACCCCACGCACTACGAGCGCCTGCAGCAAGCCCTGGCGCAGCTGGAACACAACACCCGCGACCTGCAGGAATCGGTGATGTCGATCCGCATGTTGCCGATCAGCTTCATCTTCAGCCGCTTCCCGCGCCTGGTGCACGACACCTCGGCACGCCTGGGCAAGCAGGTCGAGCTGATCCTCCAGGGCGAGCACACCGAGCTGGACAAGAGCGTCATCGAAAAGCTCAGCGACCCGCTCACCCATATCGTCCGCAACAGCATCGACCACGGCATCGAGACACCCGCCGAACGCCTGGCCGCCGGCAAGCCGGCCCAGGGCTCGGTGAAGCTCGCCGCCAGCCACCAGGGCGGCAGCGTGGTGGTGGAAATCTCCGATGACGGGCGCGGCCTGTCCCGCGAGCGCATCCTCGCCAAGGCCAGCGAAAAGGGCATGGCGGTGCACGATTCGATGAGCGACGCCGAGGTCTGGCAGCTGATCTTCATGCCCGGTTTTTCCACCGCCGAGACGGTCACCGAGCTCTCCGGGCGCGGCGTCGGCATGGACGTGGTGCGGCGCAACATCCAGGCCATGGGCGGACGCATCGAGATCGACTCGGCGCCCGGCATGGGCACCCGCCTGTGCATCCGCCTGCCACTGACCCTGGCCATCCTCGACGGCCTGATCGTCGCGGTGGAGAAGGTCAACTACGTGATCCCGCTGACCTACATCATCGAGTCGCTGCAGGCCCGCGCCGACGACGTGCGCGGCATGGCCGGCGACGAGGCGGCGGTGATCCGCGTGCGCGGCGAGTACCTGCCGCTGTTCTCCCTGCACGAGCTGCTGCACATCGACGCCACGCCCCTGCCGCCGGAGCAGGCGATCGTGGTGATCCTCGAATCCGAGGGCAAGAGCTTCGCCCTGCAGGTGGACGAACTGGTCGGCCAGCAGCAGGTGGTGATCAAGAGCCTGGAACAGAACTTCCGCCGGATCGACGGGATCGCCGGCGCCACCATCATGGGCGACGGCAGCGTCGCCCTGATCCTCGATGTCGATGCCCTGCCGCGCCTGGCGGCACAAGGAGAATCCACCCATGAGCGCAGCTGA
- a CDS encoding response regulator: MGKQILIVDDSASIRQMLSFTLKSAGYEVDEAVDGKDGLGKAQRKTYNLVFTDQNMPNMDGLSLIRSLRDMAGYRSTPILMLTTESSDAMKQQGKSAGATGWLVKPFDPPKLLEVTRKVLP; the protein is encoded by the coding sequence ATGGGAAAACAGATACTGATCGTCGACGACTCGGCGTCGATCCGGCAGATGCTGAGCTTCACGCTCAAGTCCGCCGGCTATGAAGTGGACGAAGCCGTCGACGGCAAGGACGGCCTGGGCAAGGCTCAGCGCAAGACCTACAACCTGGTGTTCACCGACCAGAACATGCCGAACATGGACGGCCTGTCGCTGATCCGCAGCCTGCGCGACATGGCCGGCTACCGCAGCACGCCGATCCTCATGCTGACCACCGAATCCAGCGACGCCATGAAGCAGCAGGGCAAGAGCGCTGGCGCCACTGGCTGGCTGGTCAAGCCGTTCGACCCGCCCAAGCTCCTTGAAGTGACCCGCAAGGTCCTGCCGTAG